From Gemmatimonadaceae bacterium, the proteins below share one genomic window:
- a CDS encoding DMT family transporter: MTTSSRELKIDPAAFGAGTFFTLLAAAGFAAVAILTSLATAAGLSLATVLAWRYTLSAVVLTVWVGLHNYKRIPPREMLVLLSAGGFGQALLVGVALSALRYIPAATLAFLFYTYPAWVALFQSIRGAEKLDARRATALALSFVGIGVMVGMPGTAGIDWRGVALALGAALIYGAYIPMMRVLTKDHPVAPVSAYTKIGSAVAFLVVASFTQSFTYQIPLETWGVLLILTIFSTVLPGVFFLMGLIRLGPVRTAIVSTVEPFLTALLGVVVLSQALTLPTMLGGALIVAAVVLLQFRRDRVA; encoded by the coding sequence ATGACCACGTCCTCCCGCGAGTTGAAGATCGACCCGGCCGCCTTCGGCGCCGGCACCTTCTTCACACTGCTTGCGGCGGCCGGCTTTGCGGCGGTCGCCATCCTTACCTCGCTGGCCACGGCCGCGGGGCTCTCGTTGGCCACGGTGCTGGCTTGGCGCTACACGCTCTCCGCCGTGGTGCTCACCGTGTGGGTGGGACTGCACAACTACAAGCGCATTCCTCCGCGTGAGATGTTGGTGCTACTCAGCGCGGGAGGCTTCGGCCAAGCGTTGCTCGTTGGGGTGGCCCTCAGCGCGCTTCGGTACATCCCCGCGGCAACGCTGGCCTTTCTCTTCTATACGTATCCGGCGTGGGTGGCGCTCTTTCAGTCCATCCGCGGCGCAGAGAAGCTGGATGCGCGTCGTGCCACAGCGCTGGCACTCAGCTTCGTCGGCATCGGCGTGATGGTCGGGATGCCGGGCACGGCGGGCATCGACTGGCGCGGTGTGGCACTGGCCCTCGGCGCGGCGCTGATCTACGGTGCCTACATCCCGATGATGCGCGTGCTCACGAAGGACCATCCGGTTGCGCCCGTGTCTGCGTACACGAAGATCGGCTCGGCCGTGGCATTCCTCGTCGTCGCGTCTTTCACGCAGAGCTTCACCTACCAGATCCCACTTGAGACGTGGGGCGTGCTGCTGATCCTCACGATCTTCAGCACGGTGCTGCCGGGCGTGTTCTTCCTGATGGGCCTGATCCGCCTCGGCCCCGTACGCACGGCCATCGTCTCCACCGTTGAGCCCTTCCTCACGGCCCTGCTTGGCGTGGTGGTGCTCTCACAGGCGCTCACGCTGCCGACGATGCTGGGCGGTGCGCTGATCGTGGCGGCGGTGGTGCTACTGCAGTTCCGCCGGGACCGCGTCGCCTAG
- a CDS encoding sigma-70 family RNA polymerase sigma factor, giving the protein MTTRGATASDAEATLVAGCRRGEPDAQRACFDRYRDRVHSIALHFLRGDHDAAQDVTQEVFVRFFRAAPNFRADARLSTYLYRAVANACTDELRRRRRFVFGDVAEHLHPAVEPTDDSERSAVLAAVAKLSPKLRLVVLMRYFDELSYDEIAAALETTSGTVASRLSRAHAALAELLAPEPEAARV; this is encoded by the coding sequence ATGACGACCCGCGGAGCGACGGCGAGTGACGCCGAGGCAACGCTTGTGGCCGGCTGCCGCCGTGGCGAGCCGGACGCGCAGCGCGCGTGCTTCGACCGCTATCGCGACCGCGTGCACTCCATTGCGTTGCATTTCCTGCGCGGCGACCACGACGCCGCACAGGACGTGACCCAGGAGGTCTTCGTGCGCTTCTTCCGTGCCGCGCCAAACTTCCGCGCCGATGCGCGGCTGTCCACCTACTTGTACCGCGCGGTGGCCAATGCCTGTACGGACGAGCTGCGGCGACGGCGACGTTTCGTGTTTGGCGATGTCGCCGAGCACCTGCATCCAGCGGTCGAACCGACGGACGACTCCGAGCGCTCGGCCGTGCTGGCCGCCGTGGCCAAACTTTCGCCCAAGCTGCGCCTGGTGGTGCTGATGCGATACTTCGATGAACTGAGCTACGATGAGATTGCGGCGGCGTTGGAGACCACGAGCGGCACCGTGGCCTCGCGCCTAAGCCGCGCGCACGCAGCGTTGGCGGAACTACTCGCGCCGGAACCGGAGGCGGCCCGTGTCTGA
- a CDS encoding cytochrome c yields MRRWRTRVLVPMAAAMAMAMAAVPYHGGWVIVTMHEWPEALEAGKATTLTFSMRQHGEELLAGREPVLQLKAPGLLGSREKLRTQRTEQPGVYRATFTPEEAGELRVSVDTDFYGWTAPMLPLAVRANGAVTNGSSATATLAGAAHGPLSRGQQLFVAKGCAGCHAKTDDNALEEIRVVQVGPNLTGRTYPAGWVERKILDPASQRSVGISANATMPQLEVTAPEAAAIAAYVNARQIAAGSARH; encoded by the coding sequence ATGCGACGCTGGAGAACGCGGGTGCTCGTGCCGATGGCGGCAGCGATGGCGATGGCGATGGCGGCAGTACCGTACCACGGCGGCTGGGTGATCGTGACGATGCACGAATGGCCCGAGGCGCTCGAGGCCGGCAAGGCGACCACATTGACGTTCTCGATGCGGCAGCACGGCGAGGAACTGCTCGCCGGCCGCGAACCCGTGCTGCAATTGAAGGCCCCTGGCCTGCTCGGCAGCCGGGAGAAGCTGCGCACCCAGCGTACCGAGCAGCCGGGGGTGTACCGCGCGACCTTCACGCCTGAGGAGGCCGGCGAGCTGCGGGTCAGTGTGGATACCGATTTCTACGGGTGGACGGCGCCGATGCTGCCGCTGGCGGTGCGCGCGAACGGAGCCGTGACGAATGGCTCGTCTGCCACCGCGACCCTGGCTGGCGCAGCGCACGGCCCGTTGTCGCGCGGCCAGCAGTTGTTCGTTGCGAAGGGCTGCGCCGGCTGCCACGCCAAGACCGACGACAATGCGCTTGAAGAGATCCGCGTCGTGCAAGTCGGTCCCAACCTCACGGGGCGCACGTATCCCGCCGGCTGGGTGGAGCGGAAAATCCTCGACCCAGCGTCGCAGCGCAGTGTCGGCATCAGCGCGAATGCGACGATGCCGCAGCTCGAGGTGACGGCCCCCGAGGCTGCGGCAATCGCGGCCTACGTGAATGCGCGGCAGATAGCCGCGGGATCAGCTAGACACTAG
- a CDS encoding acyl-CoA dehydrogenase family protein, which produces MADQSHALASEQEARDVAEDARESEWAHPSFVKELFLGRFRPELIHPFPASDNADAADAKVFLGKLAEFLGRYDADMVDRTGDIPEAYVQELREIGAFGIKIPKEYGGLGLSQMTYVKAMELVTAKCGSLCALLSASQSIGVPQPLKLFGTDEQKKEFFPRIAKGGITAFALTEVNAGSDPANMSTTATPSEDGTHWVLNGEKLWCTNGTRADLFVVMARTPDRMVNGRLRKKQITAFIVDAKSAGISIKHRCRFMGLKAIENGWLSFENVKVPSKNILWGEGKGLKLALITLNTGRLTIPASVAGATKALLNGVRQWANERVQWGQPIAKHEAIAQKIARLGASAFAMESVAYLSTALYERGGTDIRLEAAIAKMFNTELAWHSVDDALQIRGGRGYETADSLRARGETPFPVERAMRDSRINLIFEGSSEIMRLFIAREAVDAHFSIAFPIVDPKSSFGTRVKYLLKAAPFYATWYPARWIPSLGLYGEFGRNAKHARYVARATNRLGRALFHAMLRFGPALEKRQMVLFRAVDIGAELYAMSATLSRAQMLAKEGNKEALALADAFCRESRDRIEASFRNLFGKHDPTLYKLAQAIVRGEHAWLERGVVEPTPYEQMLEPVPASAEPAREVASV; this is translated from the coding sequence GTGGCCGACCAATCCCACGCCCTCGCCTCCGAGCAGGAGGCCCGCGACGTCGCCGAAGACGCGCGCGAATCCGAATGGGCGCACCCGAGCTTCGTGAAGGAGCTCTTCCTCGGCCGATTCCGGCCTGAGCTCATCCATCCATTCCCGGCCAGCGACAACGCCGACGCCGCCGACGCCAAGGTCTTCCTCGGCAAGCTCGCCGAGTTTCTGGGGCGTTACGACGCGGATATGGTGGACCGCACCGGCGACATTCCCGAAGCCTACGTGCAGGAACTGCGCGAGATTGGCGCCTTCGGCATCAAGATCCCGAAGGAGTACGGCGGACTCGGCCTCTCGCAGATGACCTACGTGAAGGCAATGGAGCTGGTCACCGCCAAGTGCGGCTCGCTCTGCGCGTTGCTCTCCGCCTCGCAGTCCATCGGCGTGCCGCAGCCGCTCAAGCTCTTCGGCACGGACGAACAGAAGAAGGAATTCTTCCCGCGCATCGCCAAGGGCGGCATCACGGCCTTCGCGCTGACCGAAGTGAACGCGGGTTCGGATCCCGCCAACATGAGCACCACCGCCACGCCCAGCGAGGATGGCACGCACTGGGTGCTCAACGGCGAGAAGCTCTGGTGCACGAACGGCACGCGGGCCGACCTCTTCGTCGTGATGGCGCGCACGCCGGACCGCATGGTGAACGGCAGGCTGCGCAAGAAGCAGATCACGGCGTTCATCGTAGATGCCAAGTCGGCGGGCATCTCCATCAAGCACCGCTGCCGCTTCATGGGCCTCAAGGCGATCGAGAACGGCTGGCTGTCCTTCGAGAACGTCAAGGTGCCGAGCAAGAACATCCTCTGGGGCGAGGGCAAGGGACTCAAGCTCGCGCTCATCACGCTCAACACCGGACGCCTGACGATTCCCGCCAGCGTGGCGGGCGCCACCAAGGCGCTGCTCAACGGCGTACGGCAGTGGGCCAACGAACGAGTGCAGTGGGGCCAGCCGATCGCCAAGCACGAGGCGATTGCGCAGAAGATTGCGCGGCTCGGGGCCAGTGCCTTCGCGATGGAATCCGTGGCCTACCTCTCCACCGCGCTCTACGAGCGTGGCGGGACGGACATCCGGCTCGAGGCGGCGATCGCCAAGATGTTCAACACGGAGCTGGCCTGGCACAGCGTGGATGACGCGCTGCAGATCCGCGGCGGCCGCGGTTACGAGACCGCCGATTCACTCCGTGCGCGCGGCGAGACGCCGTTCCCGGTCGAGCGCGCGATGCGCGACTCGCGCATCAACCTGATCTTCGAGGGCTCGAGCGAGATCATGCGGCTGTTCATCGCCCGCGAGGCAGTGGACGCGCACTTCTCGATCGCCTTCCCGATTGTGGACCCGAAGAGCTCCTTCGGCACGCGGGTGAAGTACCTGCTGAAGGCGGCGCCATTCTACGCCACCTGGTATCCGGCGCGCTGGATCCCCTCGCTCGGGCTCTACGGTGAGTTCGGCCGCAATGCCAAGCACGCGCGCTACGTGGCGCGCGCCACGAACCGGCTCGGCCGCGCATTGTTCCACGCGATGCTGCGTTTCGGTCCCGCGCTGGAGAAGCGACAGATGGTGCTCTTCCGCGCGGTGGACATCGGCGCCGAGCTGTATGCGATGAGCGCGACGCTCTCGCGCGCGCAGATGCTGGCCAAAGAGGGCAACAAGGAAGCCTTGGCGCTCGCCGATGCCTTCTGCCGCGAGTCCCGCGACCGCATCGAGGCGTCGTTCCGCAACCTGTTCGGCAAGCACGATCCCACGCTGTACAAGCTTGCGCAGGCCATCGTGCGCGGCGAGCACGCCTGGTTGGAGCGGGGCGTGGTCGAGCCGACGCCGTACGAGCAGATGCTGGAGCCCGTGCCGGCGTCGGCTGAACCTGCGCGTGAAGTGGCTAGTGTCTAG
- a CDS encoding SURF1 family protein has translation MRIKSALALVIPLACSALFVRLGVWQLDRHAEKAAFNSGLTERLATAPVAVRSVWSDTALARWRQVAAEGLFRFDLEQVHASRANNGSPGVHLITPLEFEGTDTVVMVARGWVYSPDASTVDLARWREPDSVSLRGYLLPLLDSGPPAPTERSAPLRSLNRAALESRIRRPVAPVLLMMTSDSAARADSVPRRLEPPVLDNGPHRSYAIQWFSFALIALIGGIVLFRRSAVVRPGADG, from the coding sequence ATGCGAATCAAGTCCGCGCTCGCCCTCGTCATCCCGCTGGCCTGCTCGGCCCTCTTTGTCCGGCTTGGCGTCTGGCAGCTGGATCGGCACGCCGAAAAGGCGGCGTTCAATAGTGGATTGACCGAACGGCTAGCAACTGCTCCTGTGGCGGTGCGGTCGGTGTGGTCGGATACGGCACTGGCTCGCTGGAGACAGGTCGCAGCCGAAGGTCTATTCCGATTTGACCTAGAGCAGGTGCACGCAAGCCGCGCAAACAACGGATCTCCAGGTGTGCACTTGATTACACCGTTGGAGTTTGAAGGTACTGATACTGTTGTTATGGTGGCTCGTGGATGGGTCTATTCACCCGATGCGTCCACCGTCGATCTCGCACGGTGGCGAGAGCCAGACTCAGTGAGCCTGCGCGGCTACTTGCTGCCGTTGCTAGACAGCGGCCCTCCGGCACCTACCGAACGATCAGCGCCTCTCCGTAGTCTCAATCGGGCCGCACTCGAGTCCAGGATTCGCCGACCCGTCGCGCCCGTCCTGCTCATGATGACCTCGGACTCCGCCGCCCGCGCCGACTCGGTGCCGAGACGCCTCGAACCCCCGGTACTCGACAACGGCCCGCATCGCTCGTACGCGATCCAGTGGTTCTCCTTCGCCCTCATCGCCCTCATTGGCGGCATCGTGCTGTTCCGGCGCAGTGCCGTTGTGCGGCCGGGCGCCGACGGGTAG